ataaaaacagaacagaggatctagaagtcattctgaccctgtcccacatcacttcaaatatctcattatcggaaattattttgcttacacggtttcttttataagaaactagactcattaagctttaattacataatttattcagcttctaactcatcttccacaatttatggtgattttccaaaatcacgttactgctgctgtcccaagcagatttattaccaattcactctttcacacataccttgcatgcatgttatttaaacatgcatatcacaaatcaatcatcacatacctataacttcacttaagcataatctttctttcatcattttaaagcacaacattactcaatattatccaagttcacattcggccataatacacacaacatgttagccgattttccccttagcatctaaggtacatgcatgctcatttgcttggcccaacttcatctattctccatttttcatcaaaagaacatgaaacaacaaccatttctctcatttccattcatgaccgaatgctcacaacacaaccaaatatcaaaaatatgcttcatgtgttaaggtagaaacaagaaaaacctatgaacatcaaaatagaagcaaagcaccatgaacttaccttgaattttcttccccaagtgaccgaacattcaagagctcttttcctctcctttctcttccattttcggctaccatgaacaaggatggacaaaacttttccttcacttccttttgttactcttattattctaattactcaacaatttatgacacaaaatggcatataatatttgtgccatactcatgccataatttcaataaaaaaatttgcacatgttgtctaccaccaacatgatggccggccactacatgtaaaatgggaggtctaacatgcaaatcctcctattttacactacaaattatttggccactacaatttggcctatagcattttcaaaaattttcacataggtcctatttcataattttactctcaaatgacaaaatcaaagcatgaaattttcacacatgcactttcacatataataaacacagaatataacatttaattatttttgtgactcggttttgtgatcccgaaaccactttccgactagggccaaattagggctgtcacacattaATTTAAGGATTATTTATTGTACAATTTATTGACTGACATTTTGATGAAACAATACTCCCAGCATTAGTGGGAGAGAAAATACAActggtaaaagaaattatatggaATGGATCGTCATTATCTCTATTAGATCCTCGCACAAGTCAATGTGAACAAGAAATTCAAAGGATCATACATTTGCAAAACATCGCCAATCAACTGCCAGATTTATTTACTGACttaaagagaattacaaaatctcacataccagctgaaaatgttccaatacgaattgatatcccaatagggcaaattgttagtgcaaaagaaagtaatccatgcCCGAAGCATGGAAGGTCAATCggttccaaaaataaaaatcctcgtaaaagaAAATGAGCAATTATTCAATATGGTAAATATTATGGAGGCAAGTGTCCAAGAAGAGGccaaatatataactaataaaaaaaactttagtaGAAGTACAGGTACCTAAAAATGGTGATAACGAagagatctcaataagttatgttgTTTCAAGAAAAAGATGGAATCGAAAAAATATAGTTGCcgacaacaattttgcttataatgttgctactgaaatagcaaaagaaaatgaggatcctgagcttaaatctattgaggaatgtagaaatagaaaagattggtcaaAATGGAAAGACGTAATTCaagaaaattaaattcactttctaaacgtgaggtttttggacctatagtccaaacacctaaatatgtaaagctgataggatataaatggatatttatgcgaaaacaaaatgataaaaatgaagacgtaacatataaagcatgacttgtagcacaaggattttcgcaaaggttcgacattgattatgaagagacatattctcctgtggtggatgcaatcacattTAGATACCTTATTAGTCTGACAGTACGTGAAACTTGATATGCAtctctaatggatgttgttacagcttatttgtatggtacacttaatagtgaaatttatatgaaaatcccagaAATATTTAAAGTCCCCGAATGATATAGAGTTTCTTAGAAAAATTACtcaatcagattaaagaaaaaattatatgtattaaaacAATCTAGACTtatgtggtacaatcgtcttagtgaatatttgttaaaagaaggttataaaAACGATTCAATCTGCctatgtgtttttataaaaatgtatagatcaaattttatgataattgttatttatgtttatgatctaaatattattggaattcttgaagagcttcaaaatgcaataagttatttaaagaaagaatttgagatgaagaTCTTAGAAAAACAAATTTTTGTCTTGGCTTGCAGATTGAGCATTTAAAATATGGAATTCATGTCCATCAATCAACTTATACGAAAAAGATCTCAAAGAAATTTTATATAGATAAAGCACATCCATTGAGTACCCCGATGGTTGTACGATCGTTAGGTGTGCATAAAGATCAATTTCGTCATTgtgagaatgatgaagagtttcttggtcctgaagtaccatatctaagtgtcacaggagcattgatgtatcttgaAAACAACACAATACCTGATATAACCTTTTTTGTAAACTTGTTAGTAatatttagttcttctccaacacgtagacattgaaataaaattaaacatgtatttagacaTCTCAGAGGGGAccattgatatggggttattttattcaaatgattcaaaatccctattagttaGTTATGTCGATGCTGGATATTTATCGAATCCACATGAAGGTCGATCTCAAatgggatatttatttacatgtggaggtaCTGCCATATCATGGCGTTTGACAAAGCAGACATTAGCTGCTGCCTCTTCAAATCATGctaaaataattgcaatgcatgaggtaAGCCAAtagtgtgtttggctaaggttattaacccaacatatccagaagatatgtaatttgcctttataGGAAAATATGTCAACTATCTTATATGAAGATAACATAGCATGTATAACTCAATTAAATGGTGGTTATATCAAAGGTGACAGAATGAAacatattttaccaaaattattcTTTATTAATGATCTTGAAAAGAAATGTGATATAGAAGTTTAACAAATTCGTTttagtgataatttagcagatctttttaCTAAGGTATTGCCAACTTCAATGTTTGAAAGAATACCACATAAGATTGGAATGCGTCAACTAAAAGATGTAATGTGATATTGCCATTAGGTAGAGTAAAAAACACGTTGGattcttttcctttaaccaagttCTTGttccattgggttttcctggtaaaggtttttaacgatACAACTTGTAACAGGAGATTGTGTactatttttccttcattaggtttttatcctaTAGGGTTTTTCCTAGTAAAGGTTTTAATGAgacacatttttatttaaaagacatCTAAGGGGGAGTATTATGTCTATAACCTTTAAACATTTATGAAAGTAATGAGTTAAAACCTCCCTTTTTTTATTAAAGATGCTTAATGTACGTGTTAATGAAGCagttaaataagctttatttgTTTATGTTGCATTGAATGTCAATGGTTTATATATAGAACTTTTTTGTAAATGAAAAAAAGATATGAGAAAATTCTCTGTTTACTTTTTAAGTGTTCTTTTACTTTGATTGTTTTATAACAGAACACTTTAAGTTTTGGAAgttttaacaataataaataagtaataaagtTGTGAGAAGTTGATGTTgaaattagatttaaaatttaccttttaattttatttaattatggaatcagtaaaaatacaataaaagatatatttagaatttagaagTAACgagttttattttgggttttaagtgggtttatatattgaatttgtatgtttaaaaaatattgagctttctttttaaaaaatttaaacaaaatttttgaattttttcaatattcaatggaataaaacaaaattaaactgAATTAATATGGTTCAATGATATCAtctaattgaaattaaattaaactataacAAACTTTAACCAAACTGAATTATCGATATTATTTTAATACCTAGACAAAAAATTATTAGGTTTCTACTAGCTACATAAAATTATAACTATATACTAATGTTTGAAGATAGATTAAAGGTAAAAAAAGAAATGTAGATATAGCGGAGAATGTGAACATGCTTTTAACTTTATTCATgtcaaacaaaaaatgaaaaactaTGAATAAATTAACCTTAAACCAAACAATCAAAGCAAATGTGGTGACAAAAAATCCCATACATGAAAtcatattcaaatattaaaagaattaaaaaggaaatcaGATTAGttatttatcaatataataagcgcggcttgaatgatgaataaattagTGAGAaccaaattgtttttttaaagataatgaaaataaaaaatatatattatttctttttcaattttattaaaaatatattttaactaattattttatttttaatttttaaatttatattttttgtcaagtCACCTTAAAATAGACTGAAAAATCAACATTTGTTACTTTTTCTGACGTGGCATCCATGCGGATTGCCATGTAgatgtcaacatttaattattttttaaaattttaaaatattaaaaaagtattttttataaattttatattttaaatattttaataatttttaattttaaaaaatatttttatattttttttgaatttttaaattttaaaaattaattaaatattgatgtgTTATCAACGTGGCAATCAATGTGTATGCAACATCAGCAaagttaaaaatcattaaaattttcatttattttggaatgatttgacaaaaaaatataaatttaaggactaaaaaaataaaaaaataaatggaaggataaaatatttttttaatgaagttGAAGGGTCAAATaagttattatatcataaaaaGAGGTTAAAAATCTAAAAGACTCCGGGTAAATTatgaaactaaaaaaattattgttttcatatttttcatttctttcgaaagaaaatttattaaaaaaaatgaaaaaatgtttTTCTCTCCtctatttttcacattttttctttttcattttccaaaaatcatattaaatttttttaacggaacatgtttttttttccattattttctatcaaaaatgaatttttttcccattattttctataaaaaatgAAAGTGAAAACTTCTTAAAACGAGAGCAACacataaattttgagttttttaactttATTCTCACAAAATGAAATTTGTTTTATAACATTGGGATATTACTTGATAAAACACcaaagaaatttatataaatatatatatttaaaaaatttaagttttcaagtaaataaaaaacaatCAATAACTCTTGTaaagtattttttatataaagatCTTTCTGAtcctcaattttgaaattgaaaaaaatagtcCTTCTAAAAAATTAGAACAATTTAATCACTATCAATTTTGAAACTGAGtaattaaggacaattaatcagactgtttatattttttgtcaattatgcataaatttgattgatataataataaatttagccctaaatGTTTGCATATTTTGTTAATCTAGTCTTggttctaaaaaattcaacaaaatttagtttcaacatttacacatttgcAAAATTATTGCGAgctaaatttattgaatcatgatcaaattgatagaatgtataaaccatatgagctaaatttgttattataccggtcaaatttatgtgaaattgataaaaaaacattaacattgtgattaattgtccttagtagttcacttttaaaattgatttagattaaattattttaattttttgatagaaatcaatttgctcaatatcaaaattaaaaaagattagAATGTCTTTTCACCAAAATAAATCTTTATACaacattttaaagtttttttcatttaaagaaaatttccatcataaaaaataaaaacaaaattctattcaatttgaacaatcaccttttttttttctttaaattgtgaataaaaacCGTTGAAATACCATAATTCAAATCggtttttaatttcttaaaatttttttctcagCCCTACATGTCACAGTGAATCGATAGAATatccattattttttaattaaaaaaaatctaaaattgatATCCAAAAAAATCACCCAAAAGCAacttcaaaattaaatcaaaacgCCGAGCATCGACAAGCAAATCTGCTAATCCGAGCTTTTGTACTCAACATCGACCAGGCCGTAATGAATGATCCCAATTTAAACAAAAGCTGAACAACCAATACGGCCAAGACACAAGGATCAATGACGTGGCAGGGAATATTGACCCTTTTTGAAATCCCGCCCAAGGGCAGGCTTCAATTTTCCCgattcgatttttttttatttatttatcttttttaagcACCAAAAACGTCAAAACCCTTTTAGCCAAAAGCCCATTCCCGCACTAAACCACGCCAAAAGAGAACTCTCTCAACACACTCATTCGCCTCTTTATTTCACAAACCAAAGCCCTATCTCTCGAGGTAACTCACGGCGCCGACTCAGTCTCTATCACCCTGGTTTTCACCGGCACCTAAGGATTTCTAAGTcgctttttcccttttttcttgcAGGATTCACCATGAAAGGCGGTCAAACAAAGTCCGATTCGATGCAGGCTGGAAACAAGTGAGTTTTGCGCTATTCTGTTCCACTAGTTTTGTATTTTGCTTCACAAGTATTGATATATCAATCATAAGAAACATACGATCCGCTGAGTTCGTGACTGAAGGAATGTTTGTTTCGTCTTTGTTGATAGACTGAAAGGCAAAGGCGCAGGCGCCGGAAAACGTGCGAAGAAAGCCGCCAAGGATCCAAACAAACCGAAGAGGCCTGCCAGTGCTTTCTTCGTTTTCATGTATGCTATATTTTATTTGGAGAACTCATAATGACTAACTCTTTTTTTTCCGCGTCTCTGattcttttttcttattattcACTTTGTGGTTGAATGATCAAATAAGGGAGGAGTTCAGGAAACAGTACAAAGAGGCGAATCCTGATAACAGATCCGTGTCTGCTGTAAGTCATCATTGTCAATGCAGACCGCTAACGTctctttagttttcttttccCTCTTTTTAATCATTAGTATTTGTGGTTTGGATTTTTGAAGATCTTATTcgttattaaaattttgatattcaGGTTGGCAAAGCTGGTGGAGAAAAATGGAAAAGCATGACAGATGCTGTGAGTACTTTTTGTTACCTATTTTGGTGCAAATCTTATAACAGTAATACTAAGGCTATATTTTACCTTCTTGTGCTTCATTGAATTTTATTTGGCAGAGGATTTTTCTAATTGTCATTTGGAATTTCAGGAGAAAGCTCCTTACGTTCAGAAGGCAGAGAAGCGCAAAAGTGAATACAATAAGAAGATGCAGGCATATAATCTGAAGCTggtaaataatagtaataataatttgtACATTATTGCTTGTTATTAGTTTGTCGTAGATCTAATTGTATTGGTTTGACTTATGTAGGCTGGCGGAGGAAACGATGATGAATCTGACAAGTCAAAGTCTGAAGTAAATGACGAGGATGAAGAGGATGAggttagttcaaattcaaatACTAACTTGATCTGAAGGGAAAACCCTCGTGTGATTTTGTCTATTGATTTCTTTTGTATCATTGCAGGATGAGGATGAAGACTAGAACTAATTTGCAGAAGTGGTTAGATTGATTCAGGAATTGTTTTGCTACTTGGAGATGAACAGTTGACTTGATATTAATATCCGACAATCGTACTTTTAGATTAGGTAAGAGATGGATATAACCGGGTTAGATGCAGCAGTAACTTTTTTCATGGATATTGtacttaaatttctcttaaagaTGAATgactaaggtttttttttttttcttctttttgtgtgTGTGGTTATGCTTATCGCTTTCTGAAGTGGTAGTGGTTTTGCGTGATATGGTTTTATCTGTTTGATATGTTCTTTTGACAATGTTCACACGACTAATTGTTTTGATGTGAAAATCTGATATTTTTTGCTGTTGTTTGGGTTGGATTAGCTATAttcatgttttgttttctttaggaGGATATCAGAAGGTAGGTTTGCTTTCCACCCATTTTTCcttaaaaagtaaaagtttattCATGCTTATCAACCTTTTTTGTGCCACCTTTTGCCCCACTGGTGTGGACATAGTGTTGGTAAAACATTGTAGTCGTGGAGTTGAATTCCTgtattatttatatgtaaatatttgcatcaaacaaaaaataaaattcacaggAAAGGAAAATGTAGGGCTAATTAGCTTCCAATAAAAAAAAAGGCTTTCTAGGGGGTGggctagggttttgaagttttaattctttaatttccttGTATTGGGATTGGACTTTGGAATGGTCGATTTCAGATCAAGGCCGTACATGAATTGGAAAATTGAAAATCTTGCAAAGGAAGAAATCAGAGTCAATCATTGGAATAAAAAATTGTCATCTCTTGGTTTCTGTTTTGCTCGTACAGTGTCGCTGTACAGTAGCTTCTGTTTCCCGTTTGGGCCAAGGAGTTACACCAAATTCTTCGCTCGTGGTTTAAGCACAAAAATGGAAAACTCAATAAGCTAATTTATTCGTTTtgtctttttcttcaaaatttttaaagtaaattgaAATGGAATTAACTATTTCTATACCTTTATGTGGGGTTTTTTTACTgaaataagtttttaaaaaaaattatatgccaAAATAGGTTGTGAGttgaattatttatcaaaataagtttttttttcatttgtgcTTATTTGACAAGCGCGATTTTTTTATAttagaatattttttttgttttttaaataagatattattttttattttcaaattagtaTGACTTGTGTATAGATACGAATACAGGTTACGCCTATCTTTGAGGTGTGATTAGTTGAGCCTTTCTTAGAGGTATGATTAATCGTGTCTATCTCAGAGGCACAACTAATTGTGTCTATCTCAGATGCGCAAATGGTGGGGCTCATAGGAGCGTTTGTTGCTTAATTTTTCTCTATATATACCTTGAAAATTAAACGAGCATAGACACAAAATTTAGCAGAGCAACAGAAATAAAATTTAGTTGAATGAAAATAAGAAGataaggagaagaaagaaagaaatgaaagcAAGGAGGATAaggtattttagtttatttctttttaagtagaATGTAAagttttgttagtaattttattatttgaaagttattttgttagggtattaattttgttagcttttgaatgaaaaattttgcattaaaaattttatgtaatttttttttctatttgaaactgtttttagaattttaaaaaatttttaacagatctagtattgaagatggaaaatcagtttttcgtatgtgtttattttgatgaaaaaattttgacaacaactgcgggatgtatatttgaatgttgcAAACAAGTaataatgagatttaatagaaatatctcgtttgatgatatgaaggaagaaattagtgaaaaaatttatagacgttgtgggagaaggatctcgaaacttttttacaagtttccagtttcgatgGATCCTATAAAATTCACCAAAATAGACTCGAAGCAACCAAAATGCATTGATttagttatttgctgagttagctggtGTGGAGGCAACTAAAGATCCCATtccattaggtgaagaagatggagcaCAAGAGCCTTGTATGTTGGTTCTGATATCGTACGTTAATAGTCAATAAACTATACACGGGATCAATATTGATCTTAATGTTGCACCCGAGACtaatgtggttggtgatgatgtataccATAGTAGTGATCCTTCTGATCACGAAGTCGATAGTGAGAGTGATCTCAACGTGGACGAGGTCTCGGATAATATTGACGACGAAGGCGTGAATGATGATGGAAACGTTAACGCATTTTCAATTGGGAACTAGATTCatcgtattgtgatacacaataatcctgagGCATACATGTCTCAGATAGACCCCGATGCGGCGCACGCAGCCGAGTTTCTGGAATACCCTGAAATACTACATGCTCACTAGATGGATGTATATTCTGATACTGATGAGTTGATTGtgggccagagattcgaaagtaaggaAGAATGTGTATTTGTcattaagcggtatagcatgaatatatcagtagacTACAAAGTTGTAGAGTCTAAACTgacattatatattggagagtgttggagGTTGGTGGAAGGCTGTAATTGGGAGATACGAAAACTTGTTATgcctcacacatgcacttcaacacgtatga
The Gossypium hirsutum isolate 1008001.06 chromosome A07, Gossypium_hirsutum_v2.1, whole genome shotgun sequence genome window above contains:
- the LOC107955623 gene encoding HMG1/2-like protein, whose amino-acid sequence is MKGGQTKSDSMQAGNKLKGKGAGAGKRAKKAAKDPNKPKRPASAFFVFMEEFRKQYKEANPDNRSVSAVGKAGGEKWKSMTDAEKAPYVQKAEKRKSEYNKKMQAYNLKLAGGGNDDESDKSKSEVNDEDEEDEDEDED